Below is a genomic region from Brassica oleracea var. oleracea cultivar TO1000 chromosome C9, BOL, whole genome shotgun sequence.
CCAGAACGGTATCTCCTTCAGTGTCTTCGTAGACCAAAGTGTATTGTCTGTTTACATCAGCCAAATCTTTCTTAGAGAAGAGTTGGTCAACAGCATGTGAAAGCTGTTGGTAGTTGTTAAAAGCGGAGAGGTTGACTTTTCTTCCAACGGGAACTCCTTCCATATTGATCTTAACGTACAACTCTCTCAATTCATCGTTCACTCCCTTCTTCATCTCCTCTTTTGGCTGCACCGTAAGGTTTCGCCGGGATGATCTTACCGGCGGCCATCCCACCACCAGAGCTGTCTCAGCCCTGTTTTATCCAAAACCGTATTATAGTTCATAAACAAGTTTTATACATAATCAGAGCCTAAATACACACTAATATCCAAAAACTATGGAAAATAAATTTTCTTTCT
It encodes:
- the LOC106316500 gene encoding auxin-responsive protein IAA28-like isoform X2, encoding MEEEKRLELRLAPPCQQFTSNNNINESTQRSLTKETAFVFNNRAETALVVGWPPVRSSRRNLTVQPKEEMKKGVNDELRELYVKINMEGVPVGRKVNLSAFNNYQQLSHAVDQLFSKKDLADVNRQYTLVYEDTEGDTVLVGDVPWEMFVSTVKRLHVLKTSHASMLSPRKHGKE
- the LOC106316500 gene encoding auxin-responsive protein IAA28-like isoform X1 produces the protein MEEEKRLELRLAPPCQQFTSNNNINESTQRSLTKETAFVFNNRAETALVVGWPPVRSSRRNLTVQPKEEMKKGVNDELRELYVKINMEGVPVGRKVNLSAFNNYQQLSHAVDQLFSKKDLADVNRQYTLVYEDTEGDTVLVGDVPWEMFVSTVKRLHVLKTSHASMLSQNMARNKVRLPISSVRCFV